From Dethiosulfovibrio salsuginis, the proteins below share one genomic window:
- a CDS encoding RNA-guided endonuclease InsQ/TnpB family protein, giving the protein MKKAYKTELKMTEKQLEKLVKTIGVCRYLYNLYLQKAQDHYKETGEFLSGYSFDKWINNVHSKQDGFGWIKEVSSKARKKSIMNGECAYKKFFLKKAGFPRFKKKKNQDVKVYLPKNSETDWTAQRHRIKIPTFNFVRLKEFGYIPENAKVINGTLSIKAGRVFLSLLCDVPEPTIERAVAPGVGIDLGIKNFAALSDGSIYPNINKTSKVKRQEKKLKRESRALARKQNAKKKAGKTVGSGSNLIKNTLRVQKLHYRIGNIREEYRRSVVNAVVKTKPQHITVEDLNVRGMVKNRHLAKAVTDQGFYAFKLFLLAQCHKHGVELRQVSMFYPSSKTCSNCGAVKKHLSLSERTYKCSSCGLEIDRDLNAAYNLRDANQYSILT; this is encoded by the coding sequence GTGAAAAAAGCATATAAGACAGAACTCAAGATGACGGAAAAACAGCTTGAAAAACTAGTTAAAACCATCGGAGTATGTCGTTATCTGTATAACTTGTATCTTCAAAAGGCACAGGACCACTATAAGGAGACCGGCGAGTTTTTATCGGGGTACTCCTTCGATAAGTGGATTAATAACGTACACTCTAAGCAAGATGGTTTTGGGTGGATCAAAGAGGTCTCGTCTAAAGCCCGCAAGAAATCTATTATGAATGGTGAATGTGCCTATAAAAAATTCTTCCTCAAAAAAGCTGGATTTCCTCGGTTTAAGAAGAAAAAGAACCAGGACGTGAAAGTTTACCTGCCTAAAAACAGTGAGACAGATTGGACTGCCCAGAGACACAGGATAAAAATACCTACCTTTAACTTTGTCAGGCTAAAAGAGTTTGGATATATCCCGGAAAACGCAAAGGTTATAAACGGAACTTTGTCCATAAAGGCAGGGCGTGTTTTTCTGTCCCTGTTGTGTGATGTTCCTGAGCCCACGATAGAGCGAGCTGTTGCCCCTGGCGTAGGGATAGACCTTGGCATAAAAAACTTCGCTGCCTTAAGTGACGGGAGCATCTATCCCAATATCAATAAGACCTCTAAGGTCAAAAGACAAGAGAAAAAATTAAAGCGGGAGAGTCGAGCACTGGCTAGAAAACAGAACGCAAAAAAGAAAGCCGGCAAAACCGTGGGAAGTGGCTCTAACTTAATTAAAAACACACTTAGAGTACAAAAGTTGCATTATCGCATAGGAAACATCCGTGAGGAATACAGGCGCTCTGTCGTAAATGCTGTGGTGAAAACCAAGCCCCAGCATATAACCGTAGAGGACCTAAATGTTAGAGGCATGGTTAAAAACAGACACCTGGCAAAAGCGGTCACCGATCAGGGTTTTTATGCCTTTAAGCTGTTTTTGCTTGCCCAGTGTCACAAGCATGGTGTAGAGCTAAGGCAAGTCTCTATGTTCTATCCTTCCTCTAAAACATGCTCTAATTGTGGGGCAGTCAAAAAACATTTAAGCCTTTCCGAAAGAACCTATAAATGCAGTAGTTGCGGACTCGAAATAGATAGAGACCTTAACGCCGCTTATAACCTACGAGACGCAAATCAGTATTCTATACTCACTTAA
- a CDS encoding PH domain-containing protein, translated as MGLIRGLMGHASETDLGKVREEFCSMLIEGEDVQAAYKLVRDMFVFTDKRLIVMDKQGMTGKKVSYLTVPYGSQGTVVKNIDTSLKK; from the coding sequence ATGGGACTTATAAGGGGCCTGATGGGCCACGCCAGCGAGACCGACCTGGGCAAGGTCAGGGAGGAATTCTGCTCCATGCTGATAGAGGGAGAGGACGTTCAGGCGGCCTACAAGCTGGTCAGGGACATGTTCGTCTTCACCGACAAGAGGCTCATAGTGATGGACAAGCAGGGGATGACGGGTAAAAAGGTATCCTATTTAACCGTCCCTTACGGGAGTCAAGGAACAGTAGTTAAAAATATTGACACAAGTCTCAAGAAATGA